A genomic stretch from Chloroflexota bacterium includes:
- the yqeC gene encoding putative selenium-dependent hydroxylase accessory protein YqeC yields the protein MKLLQALKVAPGDVVAFVGGGGKTTAMFRLAAEIMESGQRVVTTTTTRIFAAQTRLAPVHVQSLAGLQFALQTSPHVLLTGEVDPVEGKAFGVSPETIQNINSQIPNPQIPILIEADGSRMRPFKAPAEHEPVIPDCVTLVVAVIGVEVIGKPLNERHVHRPELVADIYSGETVTPEMVAAVLSSPLGGRKNVPAGARFILLINKVESDEQLQTARAIAGLLLKASGVDGVVIGAVGREGEPVVELANEE from the coding sequence ATGAAACTTCTCCAGGCGCTTAAAGTGGCTCCGGGTGACGTCGTCGCCTTTGTAGGCGGCGGGGGCAAGACCACAGCCATGTTCCGGCTGGCGGCGGAAATCATGGAGTCGGGCCAGCGGGTCGTTACCACCACCACCACCCGCATCTTCGCCGCCCAGACCCGCCTCGCGCCCGTTCACGTCCAATCGCTGGCCGGCTTGCAATTCGCCCTGCAAACCTCACCTCACGTTCTGCTCACCGGCGAAGTTGATCCGGTTGAAGGCAAAGCGTTTGGTGTTTCGCCGGAAACAATCCAAAATATAAACTCCCAAATCCCAAATCCCCAAATCCCAATTCTGATTGAGGCCGACGGCTCGCGTATGAGGCCTTTCAAAGCGCCCGCCGAGCACGAGCCGGTGATTCCTGATTGTGTGACGCTGGTAGTGGCAGTGATTGGTGTTGAGGTGATTGGCAAGCCGCTGAATGAGAGGCACGTTCACCGCCCGGAGTTAGTAGCCGACATCTACTCTGGCGAGACGGTGACACCGGAGATGGTTGCGGCGGTGTTGTCGAGTCCGCTCGGCGGGCGAAAGAATGTGCCTGCCGGGGCGCGCTTCATCCTGCTCATCAATAAAGTTGAGAGCGATGAGCAACTGCAAACGGCGCGAGCGATTGCCGGGCTGTTGCTGAAGGCGAGCGGCGTTGACGGCGTGGTGATTGGCGCAGTGGGGCGGGAGGGGGAGCCGGTGGTGGAATTGGCGAATGAGGAATGA
- a CDS encoding PspC domain-containing protein, with protein sequence MNATKHSLRRSRRDRVFLGVCGGLGEFFGVSSFWFRLAFLIAFIPGGVPGFSLYLLLWLIIPSE encoded by the coding sequence ATGAACGCAACCAAACATTCATTGCGACGCTCGCGCCGCGACCGGGTTTTCCTGGGCGTGTGCGGCGGCCTGGGCGAGTTCTTCGGCGTCAGTTCGTTCTGGTTCCGGCTGGCGTTTCTCATCGCCTTCATCCCCGGCGGCGTGCCGGGCTTCAGCCTCTACCTGTTGTTGTGGCTGATCATCCCGAGCGAGTAG
- the ffh gene encoding signal recognition particle protein: MFKNLSDKLQNVFKEITRRGKLSEADVDAALREVRLALLEADVNFTVVKEFLARVRERSIGAEVSRALNPGQQVIKIVHEELIATLGEPGKLNLSGQPPRVIMLVGLQGAGKTTMAAKLARWLRTQGQKPLLVAADPYRPAAAEQLKTLGTQIDVPVFSGPDMPADLCAKAVKHAGDIGYTVVILDTAGRLQIDTMMMSEVLAVKERTTPGEVLLVADSMTGQEAVRIADGFNKKLGLTGLILTKVDGDARGGAAISMRSVTGVPIKFLGTSEKIDGIEVFAPDRLSGRILGMGDMLGLIEKAQTVFDAQEALKAQEKLTSGEFTLEDFRDQMKQIKKMGPLGQVLEMVPGMNKMAGQIDQQDLDRSLNRTEAIINSMTPHERYNPQVLNASRKRRVAAGSGTSVQEINQLVKQFRDMQKMMKQLGRNKGRGLQDLFRNFR, encoded by the coding sequence ATGTTCAAAAACCTTAGCGACAAGCTACAAAACGTTTTCAAGGAAATCACCCGGCGCGGCAAACTAAGCGAGGCCGACGTGGATGCCGCCTTGCGCGAAGTGCGCCTGGCCCTGCTCGAAGCCGACGTTAACTTTACCGTCGTCAAAGAATTTTTGGCGCGGGTGCGCGAGCGCTCGATTGGCGCCGAAGTGTCGCGGGCCTTAAACCCCGGCCAGCAGGTGATCAAGATCGTTCACGAAGAATTGATCGCTACGCTGGGCGAGCCGGGTAAGCTGAACCTGAGCGGCCAGCCGCCGCGGGTGATCATGCTGGTGGGTTTGCAGGGCGCAGGCAAGACGACGATGGCCGCCAAGCTGGCCCGCTGGCTGCGGACTCAAGGCCAAAAGCCCTTGCTCGTCGCCGCTGATCCGTACCGCCCGGCGGCGGCAGAACAATTGAAGACTCTCGGCACACAGATTGACGTGCCGGTGTTCAGCGGGCCGGACATGCCCGCTGACCTGTGCGCCAAAGCCGTCAAGCACGCCGGCGATATCGGCTATACGGTTGTCATCCTCGACACTGCCGGACGTTTGCAGATTGACACGATGATGATGTCCGAAGTGCTGGCTGTCAAAGAGCGAACGACGCCCGGCGAAGTTCTGCTGGTGGCCGACTCAATGACCGGCCAGGAAGCGGTTCGCATCGCCGACGGCTTCAACAAGAAGCTTGGTCTCACTGGCCTGATCCTGACGAAAGTGGACGGTGACGCGCGCGGCGGCGCGGCCATTTCCATGCGCTCGGTGACAGGCGTGCCGATCAAGTTCCTGGGCACAAGCGAGAAGATAGACGGCATCGAAGTCTTCGCGCCGGATCGGCTGAGCGGGCGCATCCTGGGCATGGGCGACATGCTGGGCCTGATCGAAAAAGCCCAGACGGTCTTCGATGCCCAGGAGGCGTTGAAGGCGCAAGAGAAACTAACTTCCGGCGAGTTTACGCTGGAAGATTTCCGCGACCAGATGAAGCAGATCAAGAAGATGGGGCCGCTGGGGCAAGTGCTGGAGATGGTTCCCGGCATGAACAAGATGGCGGGCCAAATTGATCAGCAAGACCTGGATCGCAGTCTCAACCGCACCGAGGCCATCATCAACTCGATGACGCCTCACGAGCGTTATAACCCGCAAGTGCTCAACGCCAGCCGCAAGCGGCGCGTGGCCGCCGGGTCGGGCACATCGGTGCAGGAGATCAACCAGCTGGTCAAGCAGTTCCGCGACATGCAGAAAATGATGAAACAACTTGGCCGGAACAAAGGCCGGGGCCTGCAAGACTTATTTAGAAATTTCCGTTAG
- the lepA gene encoding elongation factor 4, with product MDTAHIRNFCIIAHIDHGKSTLADRLLHLTGTVPDRDTTEQILDSMDLEREKGVTIKASAVRMSYTALDGSTYELNLIDTPGHVDFTYEVSRALNACEGAILVVDASQGIEAQTLANLYLALGAGLEVIPVINKIDLPAAQPDEVAKEVSNLLGTPEEQIIKISAKEGLNVRDVLEAVVKQVPPPKGDDASPARALIFDSHYDTYKGVIAYVRLLEGIISMSDDLLLMATGVKVKPVEIGTFSPKMVVTGRLTPGEVGYVATGLKTVRECRVGDTITLAANPASEALPGYQRVKPMVFAGVYPVEGEDYALLKDALEKLQLNDASLEYQPETSTALNFGFRCGFLGLFHMEIIQERLEREYDLDIIATAPSVEYEVVTVTGETLRVDSPADLPDEGTITEIREPWMRIQIFTPDEYYGTIMDLVTKRRGIFISQEHPAPQRVQLTYDIPLGELIVDFYDQLKSRTRGYASLDYQFDSYRADDLVKLQLLVNEEPVDALAMIVHRDMAYHKGQMLVSKLKDLIQSQQFAIPIQAAAGGRIISRANVKAIRKNVLAKCYGGDISRKKKLLEKQKRGKRRMKRVGQVEIPQEAFMAVLRLGEE from the coding sequence ATGGACACCGCCCACATCCGCAACTTCTGCATCATCGCTCACATTGACCACGGCAAGTCCACGCTGGCCGACCGGTTGTTGCACCTCACCGGCACTGTACCTGACCGCGACACGACCGAGCAGATTCTGGATTCAATGGACCTTGAACGCGAGAAGGGCGTGACGATCAAGGCCTCCGCCGTTCGCATGAGCTACACCGCCCTCGACGGCTCGACCTACGAACTCAACCTGATTGACACGCCCGGCCACGTGGACTTCACCTACGAAGTCAGCCGCGCCCTCAACGCCTGCGAGGGTGCGATTCTGGTTGTGGATGCTTCACAAGGGATCGAAGCCCAAACGCTGGCTAACCTCTATCTTGCCCTCGGCGCGGGACTCGAAGTCATCCCCGTCATCAACAAGATTGACCTGCCCGCGGCTCAGCCCGACGAAGTGGCGAAGGAAGTGAGCAACCTGCTCGGCACGCCCGAAGAGCAGATCATCAAGATTTCGGCCAAAGAGGGCCTCAACGTGCGCGACGTGCTGGAAGCGGTGGTGAAGCAAGTGCCGCCGCCCAAAGGCGACGACGCTTCGCCGGCCCGCGCTCTGATCTTCGATTCGCATTACGACACTTACAAAGGCGTGATCGCTTACGTTCGCCTTCTCGAAGGCATCATTAGCATGAGCGACGACTTGCTGTTGATGGCGACCGGGGTCAAAGTGAAGCCGGTGGAGATTGGCACGTTCTCGCCGAAGATGGTAGTGACCGGGCGCTTGACTCCCGGCGAAGTGGGCTACGTGGCGACCGGCCTCAAGACGGTGCGCGAGTGCCGAGTCGGCGACACGATCACACTGGCGGCCAACCCGGCCTCCGAAGCCCTGCCCGGTTATCAACGAGTCAAGCCGATGGTGTTCGCCGGGGTGTATCCGGTTGAGGGCGAAGACTACGCCCTGCTCAAGGACGCGCTGGAGAAATTGCAACTCAACGATGCCTCGCTTGAGTATCAACCTGAGACTTCGACCGCCCTCAACTTCGGCTTCCGCTGCGGCTTCCTCGGCCTCTTTCACATGGAGATTATTCAGGAGCGGCTGGAGCGCGAATACGATTTAGACATCATCGCCACTGCGCCCTCGGTGGAATACGAAGTGGTCACCGTCACTGGCGAGACGCTCCGGGTGGACTCCCCCGCCGATTTGCCCGACGAAGGCACGATCACCGAAATCCGCGAACCCTGGATGCGGATTCAAATTTTCACGCCCGACGAATACTACGGCACGATCATGGATTTGGTGACGAAGCGGCGCGGCATTTTTATCAGCCAGGAACATCCTGCGCCGCAACGTGTTCAACTGACCTACGATATTCCGCTCGGCGAATTGATCGTGGACTTCTACGACCAACTCAAGTCGCGCACGCGCGGCTATGCTTCGCTCGACTATCAGTTCGATAGCTACCGCGCCGACGATCTGGTAAAACTGCAACTGCTGGTCAACGAAGAGCCGGTGGACGCGCTGGCGATGATCGTCCACCGCGACATGGCTTATCACAAGGGCCAGATGCTGGTGAGCAAACTCAAGGACTTGATCCAGAGCCAGCAGTTTGCGATTCCGATTCAGGCCGCGGCCGGCGGGCGGATCATCAGCCGAGCCAACGTCAAGGCCATTCGCAAGAACGTGCTGGCCAAGTGCTACGGCGGCGACATCAGCCGCAAGAAGAAACTGCTCGAAAAGCAAAAGCGCGGCAAGCGGCGGATGAAGAGGGTGGGGCAGGTGGAGATTCCGCAAGAGGCGTTTATGGCGGTGCTGAGGCTGGGCGAGGAGTGA